A segment of the Desulfitobacterium dehalogenans ATCC 51507 genome:
ACCGAGGATATTTAAAGCATTTACCAAGTTATTGGTAGGTGCTTTCTTTATATTTATTTTTGCCGCTTCGGTACTGTCGGCGCAAAACAACAGGACTCCACCGGACACGACCGGGCAAAAAGTAATGATGAAAGGATGATTCTTATGAACAAAAAGCAGTATGAAGAGGGGTTAAAGGCAGAGATTGCGAAGCTTCAAGCTTCCTTCGTGGAGTACAGTTGGGCACACTGGGTACCCGGTCATTGGGAGGAGAATCGTTTTGTCGAAGACAAAGGGGCAATCAAGATTAATAAGGAGGTGATGCCGGCCTATCGGGGGAACTACGGCTCTACCGGGATGCATGTCGGAAAAAAATGGCTGGGTGGAAGGCAGATTTATGATGACCACTTCTATGCAGGAGATGGAACAAGTCAAGAATGGCCAGTCGTCAAAGAAGGAGTGATCCGATGAGCGCTATTACAGTTAATGGGGTACGGGATAGTGTTATAACACTATTACATCAGCATTTCTCCGGCATCTCTACTTATGGCGAAGAGATTCTGCAAGGTCCTGATAAACCTTATTTTTTTGTGAAGCTTTTCCAGGTGTCTCAGGATCAGCTCATCAGCCAGCGATATCAACGGAACCACTCTTTCGATATTCACTACTTTCCGGCAGCGGTGGATGAGGGCGAAGAAAATCGGCAAAATGAGGAGATGCACGGCATAGCTGAGCAGCTGTACGAAAAAATGGAGCTGATCCCGGTGATAGGCGGGGATGATGAACCAATGCGAGGTACGAAAATGCGACATGAAATTATCGACGGAGTGCTGCATTTTTTTGTGGATTACAACTTTCAGATCATAAAAGAGACGACACTCGATCCACTGATGCAGACGATGGAACAGGAGGGATTTATTCGTGGCTAAGAAAGATAAACCTGTTGAAAAAGTATATTCAAAGTCGCAGATCCTGCAATCAAAGCAATTCACGGCACAAAGAGACGTATTAAAGGCTTTGCTGAGGGATGGCGTCAACTATACCAAGAATGAAGCTATCTCAATTCTTGGTGATTTTTTAACAAAGGAGGCTAAATAAAAATGGCAGCAGGCACATTTACAAATCAAAACAAGGTGAGACCTGGCGTATATATTAATTTTAAATCTGAGCCCCAGGTAGGAAAGACTTTGGGCGAACGGGGGATTACATCCATCCCATTAATTCTAAGCTGGGGCGAGCCCAATAAAATTATAACCATCGAAGCTGGCGAGGATGTATTTACGAAACTGGGGTATCCCATCAAGGATTCTAAATTACTCTTGATCAATGAGGCTTTGAAACGTGCCAGGAAACTACTTCTCTATCGACTGAACGTTGGCACGAAGGCGACGGCAACAGTAGGAAACTTGACGGTATCGGCCAAGTGGGGCGGAGTCCGTGGTAACGATATTACCATCGTTATTCAGGAAAATATCGATGATGAGACAAAGTTTGATGTATCGACCTTAGTGGACGGAGCCGAGATCGACAAGCAAACCGTGTCCGATATCGACGGTCTTACCGCAAATGATTGGGTCATTTTTTCTGGTACCGGCACCCTAATAGAAACAGCAGGTGCTCCACTAGTGAACGGGTCTGATGGAACCGTGACGAATCAGGCCTATGTCGATTATCTGGCTGCTGTGGAGATTTTCGACTTTAACACGATTGCGCTGCCTAGCACAGATGATACGCTCAAGGCAACCTTCACGGCCTTTGCCAAACGGCTCCGGGACGACGAAGGGAAAAAGATCCAGGTCGTTCTTGAAAATTACCCTGCTGCTGATTATGAGGGTGTGATTAGTGTTAAAAACGGCGTAGTACTCTCTAATGGAACTACCCTGACAGCAGCTCAAGCGACAGCGTGGGTGGCCAGTGCAACTGCGGGGGCACAGGTAAATGAATCGCTCACCTATCAGGCCTACGAGGATGCAGTCGATGTAGCTCCCCGGTATACCA
Coding sequences within it:
- a CDS encoding phage tail terminator family protein encodes the protein MSAITVNGVRDSVITLLHQHFSGISTYGEEILQGPDKPYFFVKLFQVSQDQLISQRYQRNHSFDIHYFPAAVDEGEENRQNEEMHGIAEQLYEKMELIPVIGGDDEPMRGTKMRHEIIDGVLHFFVDYNFQIIKETTLDPLMQTMEQEGFIRG
- a CDS encoding phage tail sheath family protein — encoded protein: MAAGTFTNQNKVRPGVYINFKSEPQVGKTLGERGITSIPLILSWGEPNKIITIEAGEDVFTKLGYPIKDSKLLLINEALKRARKLLLYRLNVGTKATATVGNLTVSAKWGGVRGNDITIVIQENIDDETKFDVSTLVDGAEIDKQTVSDIDGLTANDWVIFSGTGTLIETAGAPLVNGSDGTVTNQAYVDYLAAVEIFDFNTIALPSTDDTLKATFTAFAKRLRDDEGKKIQVVLENYPAADYEGVISVKNGVVLSNGTTLTAAQATAWVASATAGAQVNESLTYQAYEDAVDVAPRYTNAQIVAALQAGEFLFTANDNQALVEQDINTLTSFTVDKGKQLAKNRVIRVLDGINNDFVRIFSKFYIGKVSNNADGRNLLKSECINYMNTLQGIDAIQNFDAQSDITVQAGNDVDAVYIEAYAWPVDSIEKIYVLVRIK